A genome region from Pseudanabaena sp. Chao 1811 includes the following:
- a CDS encoding DUF1825 family protein, whose protein sequence is MAFFDSEIVQDEARNLFQDYQALTQLGGSYGKFDREGKILFIEKMEEMMDRYKIFMKRFELSDDFMAQMTLKQLETQLGNFGITPQQMFDQMNLTLERMKSELELHS, encoded by the coding sequence ATGGCATTTTTTGATTCTGAGATTGTCCAAGACGAAGCACGTAATCTATTCCAAGATTATCAAGCATTGACGCAGCTTGGTGGTAGTTATGGCAAGTTTGATCGCGAAGGCAAAATCCTCTTCATTGAAAAGATGGAAGAGATGATGGATCGCTATAAAATTTTTATGAAGCGTTTTGAACTGTCCGATGATTTTATGGCTCAAATGACCCTAAAACAACTGGAGACTCAGTTAGGTAATTTTGGGATTACCCCACAGCAAATGTTCGACCAGATGAATTTGACTTTAGAAAGAATGAAGTCTGAACTAGAACTCCACAGCTAG
- a CDS encoding ComF family protein, with translation MQWFKNLSNTVKDSLWQANCPLCKRPADRILCKDCDRQITAYQATEFLQKDNPIAPEIPLYSWGIYDGALKRAIAACKYENHPEIMEAIAVKIADTWKRSPHTLSLTKKYKKLFVVPIPLHDSKLKVRGFNQAEILARRFCDVTMLRCNPKLLQRVKETKAQMQTKSKQEREQNLSRAFAVPSTQSSDQQEVILFDDIYTSGATIREAIATLKASNIAVRSVVVLARPQFDR, from the coding sequence ATGCAATGGTTCAAAAATTTATCTAATACTGTTAAAGATTCTCTCTGGCAAGCCAATTGTCCATTATGTAAACGTCCTGCCGATCGCATTTTATGCAAAGACTGCGATCGCCAAATTACTGCTTATCAAGCAACAGAATTTTTGCAGAAAGATAATCCCATTGCTCCAGAGATTCCGCTTTATAGTTGGGGAATTTATGATGGCGCATTGAAACGGGCGATCGCTGCTTGCAAATATGAAAATCATCCTGAAATTATGGAAGCGATCGCAGTCAAAATTGCCGATACATGGAAGCGATCGCCACATACTCTATCACTGACTAAAAAATATAAAAAACTCTTTGTGGTTCCCATTCCTCTACATGACAGTAAGCTAAAAGTTCGCGGATTTAACCAAGCTGAAATTCTTGCTCGTCGCTTTTGCGATGTCACTATGCTCCGATGCAATCCAAAATTGTTGCAACGAGTTAAGGAGACCAAAGCGCAAATGCAGACCAAGAGTAAACAAGAACGTGAACAAAATCTATCTAGAGCCTTTGCAGTTCCATCAACTCAATCATCTGATCAGCAAGAGGTAATTCTATTTGATGATATTTATACGAGTGGCGCAACTATCCGCGAAGCGATCGCTACTCTCAAGGCTAGTAACATCGCTGTACGGAGCGTAGTTGTACTTGCCCGTCCCCAATTTGACAGATAA
- the glmS gene encoding glutamine--fructose-6-phosphate transaminase (isomerizing) — MCGIVGYIGHRSANEVLISGLRKLEYRGYDSAGVATIPLGDRSLHRVRAKGKLIQLEEKLNADTAPQAPIGIGHTRWATHGKPEEHNAHPHTNTMGNLAVVQNGIVENYHLLRTDLKALGHVFVSETDTEVIPHMIAEFLSQLKNLGDVIPEKSPSILFEAVRLTVAKLQGAYAIAVIHADYPDELIVVRQQAPLVIGIGKDENFCASDTPALVAYTRTVIPLENGEIARLTKDSVQVFNAKGDRLRRAPQTLNWNPTMVEKQGFKHYMLKEIYEQPGVFREGLASYISDNNQIQLRLPEGFINSIERVEILACGTSWHASLVGKYLLEQIAGVPTSVQYASEYRYSPPPFLKNTLVIGVTQSGETADTLAALELAKSRGDRCLGITNRTESSIGRIADAVIDTQAGIEIGVAATKTFVAQLLMFYLLAIEFGVTKGNLSATRTQELIEGLRQLPAYMERILESQERYIEELSRQFTHTKDFIFLGRGINFPIALEGALKLKEISYIHAEGYPAGEMKHGPIALLDEDVPVVAIATPGSVYEKVLSNSQEAKARDAKLIGVAPLDDPAAHEVFDYILPIPVVDEIFSPILTVIPLQLLSYHVAAHRGLDVDQPRNLAKSVTVE; from the coding sequence ATGTGTGGAATTGTTGGCTACATCGGACATCGCTCGGCAAATGAAGTTTTAATCTCAGGGCTACGCAAACTGGAATATCGCGGCTATGACTCCGCAGGCGTTGCCACAATTCCCCTAGGCGATCGCAGTCTGCATCGAGTCAGGGCTAAGGGCAAGCTGATTCAACTTGAAGAAAAATTAAATGCGGATACGGCTCCCCAAGCACCCATTGGCATTGGGCATACCCGTTGGGCAACCCACGGCAAACCTGAAGAGCATAATGCCCACCCCCATACCAATACGATGGGAAACCTTGCTGTAGTTCAGAATGGCATTGTCGAAAACTATCACCTACTGCGGACTGATTTAAAAGCACTTGGGCATGTTTTTGTCAGTGAAACGGATACGGAAGTAATTCCCCACATGATTGCGGAATTTCTTTCGCAATTAAAGAATTTAGGCGATGTTATTCCTGAAAAATCCCCTTCGATTCTATTTGAAGCAGTGCGCCTAACCGTAGCCAAGTTGCAAGGAGCCTATGCGATCGCGGTTATTCACGCCGATTATCCTGACGAGCTGATCGTGGTGCGCCAACAGGCTCCTCTCGTTATTGGTATTGGCAAAGATGAAAATTTCTGTGCTTCGGATACACCTGCGTTAGTTGCCTATACCCGTACAGTCATTCCTTTAGAAAATGGGGAAATTGCCCGACTTACGAAAGACTCAGTGCAGGTGTTTAATGCTAAAGGCGATCGCCTCCGCCGTGCGCCCCAGACCCTCAACTGGAATCCAACAATGGTGGAGAAGCAAGGCTTCAAGCACTACATGCTCAAGGAAATTTATGAGCAACCGGGGGTATTTCGCGAAGGTCTCGCTAGTTATATTAGCGACAACAATCAAATTCAGTTGAGACTTCCCGAAGGCTTTATCAACTCCATTGAACGGGTAGAAATTCTTGCCTGTGGAACCAGTTGGCACGCTTCTTTGGTGGGCAAATATCTCCTAGAGCAGATTGCAGGTGTCCCAACCAGTGTGCAGTATGCTTCGGAATATCGCTATTCACCACCACCTTTTTTAAAGAATACACTTGTTATTGGCGTAACTCAATCGGGTGAAACTGCTGATACTTTAGCCGCTTTGGAATTGGCAAAATCAAGAGGCGATCGCTGTCTAGGTATTACCAACCGTACTGAAAGCTCCATTGGGCGTATTGCCGATGCGGTGATTGATACCCAAGCAGGAATTGAGATCGGTGTAGCAGCAACGAAAACCTTTGTTGCTCAATTATTAATGTTCTATTTATTGGCAATCGAGTTTGGGGTTACTAAGGGTAATCTGTCAGCAACGAGAACCCAAGAATTAATCGAAGGATTACGTCAACTTCCTGCCTACATGGAACGAATTCTCGAAAGTCAAGAGCGTTATATCGAGGAACTTTCGCGCCAGTTTACCCATACGAAAGATTTCATCTTCTTAGGTCGTGGCATCAATTTCCCGATCGCTCTCGAAGGTGCGCTCAAGCTCAAGGAAATTAGCTATATTCACGCTGAGGGCTATCCCGCAGGTGAGATGAAGCATGGTCCAATCGCATTGCTTGATGAAGATGTACCTGTAGTTGCGATCGCTACTCCCGGTAGTGTCTATGAGAAGGTTCTCTCAAATTCTCAAGAAGCGAAGGCTAGAGATGCAAAATTAATTGGGGTTGCACCTTTAGATGATCCTGCTGCTCACGAGGTATTTGATTACATTTTGCCAATTCCTGTAGTTGATGAGATTTTCTCACCAATTCTCACTGTAATTCCATTACAGCTACTTTCCTATCATGTAGCAGCACATCGTGGCTTAGATGTCGATCAGCCCAGAAATCTTGCCAAATCTGTCACAGTTGAATAA